The uncultured Methanolobus sp. sequence TTCTTGGAATTGGTGGCACCCAGGATATCGACATGGACAATATTACCAACCAGGATATGGTTTCCATGCTTGTGGAGGAGTTCAGGGATACATCACCGAATGCCGTCAAGGTGCTTATCGATGAACGGGACGCATACATGTCCAATAATCTTGTAAAGGCTGCCATGGGCGGTAACAAGAAAATTGTAGCCGTTGTAGGAGCAGGTCACAGGGCAGGTATTCAGCGTTATCTTGAGAATCCAAAGACAATTCCCAGAATTAATTACGGGGTTGAAGCTCCAAAGAAAAAGTTCGGTATAATGAAACTTTTCGGCGTGCTTGTAGTTGCACTTGCTCTGGGTACTTTTGCATTGCTAATTCTTTCCGGTGTCCCGCTGGAAACACTTGCACTTGCATTTGCCTGGTGGTTTATTATAAATGGTGTTCTGAGTGCTATAGGGACAATACTTGCAAGAGGTCATCCGTACTCAGTTTTGACCGCATTTTCCGTTGCATGGCTTACATCCCTTAACCCTATGATGGCAGCAGGATGGTTCGCAGGTTTGATGGAAGCAAAATATCGTCCTCCGACAACAGATAATTTCAAAGAGCTTGTTGAGATTGAAACAACCGAGGACATGATGAATAACAACCTTTTCCGTGTGGTAATGGTCGCAGCTCTTGCAAATCTTGGAAGTATGATCGGCACTTTCCTTGGTGTTTATGTAATGGTTCAAATTACAGATATTAATCCGCAGGAATTGATTGTGAATGCTTTCAGTGCCGGACTTACAGCCCTTGGACTGAGTTAAAAAAGTAAAATAACAAATAATCCTCTTTTTTAATCCCTTTTTACTTTCTTTTTTTACATTTATTTTTTGAGTTTTCCCATCTCATCAAATTTAGCTGCCAGCTTATAGGATATATCAGAAAGATAGGCAGTTCCCCATGTTGCTGCAAGAACAGCTCCGAAAAGATCGAACATGAGGTCCAGCATAGTATCGCCAATCCCGTGCTGGGCAAGAATGGCATCAAATCCAAGTGTTGATGTAAGTTCGTCACTAAGAAACTCAATAATTTCCCAGACAACTCCCATTGAAAGTACGAATATAAGAATAAAAATGAAGAGCATTCCAGGAGGTATGTATATCTCATCAACATAGATGTCAATTGCTCTTATCAGAGTATATCCGGCAGCGGCAACCACACTGGCTGAAAGCGCGTGGGTTACATGGTCCCAGTTATCGATGTAGTCATAGAATTCAAAAGTTCCAATGGTATGCAGGAAAACCGCCAATGTGAGCCATAATACAAGTCCGGTATCCTGTTTGATGTGATATTTACGTGTGATTATGTGGGGTACAAAAGTGAGGATAAGTCCGGTTGTTGAGTTCACTGTGGTGGAGAGGTCTTTTCTGAAAATTCCGAACAGCAGTAGCAGCACCAGTCCACCCTGCATCATTCTTGCTGCAGTTACCTGCTTTTCGCTGGAAATACCAAGAAGTCTGCGTATGGGGGCTGGGGGCCTATGTTTGACATAATCATCAGTTTCCACTGACATATGAGTTGGAACATCAACAAGATTTGAATTTTTGGCTGACCTGAGATACCACCCAAACAGTGTTCCTGCTGCAACTCCGGATACCATTGCATATATGAACTGATACATCACAGCATCGTTGATGGCGTCAGGTGAAAGGCCACTTAGAAGATAACTGGTTCCAAGATAAATGTCCAGTAACCATTCAATGAGGTGCCACAGTCCTGAAATTGCGAGGGTTGTGACTACAACAAGCAGTATGGCAAATTTGTCGGTCATTTTGACCGAGGTAAACCAGTTGATCTCAGCGGCCACTAGCAATGCAATGGTTGCCACTGAAAAGTAAAATGGTATACTGGTGGAAAAGAAGTACCAGGCAGTTGAACTCCCCACTATTGGCAGGATGGTCAGGAAAACAAAATACCACGAAGGCATCACTGAGAGTTTGTGCATCCTGATAGCAGGTATTATTATTATACTTATAACAAAGGCAATCAGTATGGTCCATATGAACCTGCCGTAGATGAAGTTACCCATTCCAAGCAGCGCCAGAAACAGGACCATTGTCCATCCGACGAATGCATTAAGTGCTGTGTTTTTCAGGAGCTTGCTGAGTTTGTCTAATTGTCTTGTGACCATTTTCCATATTAGTATAGACTATTTCTGTTATTAAGCATAACATTCAAAAGCCAAAAAACTTCTAAAAATGTAAAAAAGAGTTGGATACGACTTTATTCGTATCTCAAGGCATCAACAGGATTTAATTTCGATGCATTTTTTGCAGGCATATATCCTGCTATCAATCCGACTATAATTGAAACAAATGTCGCAACGATTGTTGCCTTTAAACTCAGGGTAAATTCGAATGGAATCTCCATATACATTGATATTCCAAACACAATAAGCTGTACTACAACAGTCCCGATTGCAATACCAATAATTCCTCCGACCAGTCCGATAAGGGCAGCATTGAAGAGAAATATCATCATTATCTCTTTGTTTCTGGCTCCGATAGCTTTCATAATACCTATCTCCTTTGTCTTTTCAAGTACAGAGGTAAACATGCTGTTAGCAATGCCTACGGAACCAACAAGTAATGAGATACCGGCAATTAATGAAAGAAATGCTGTCAATCCGGTGATGATCTTGTTTGCGTTTTCGATACCATCAAGATTCGCATAGATATCAAAATCTTTTGAGTCTTCATCCACTCTCCTTGCTAATTGAAGTTCCTGATCCATTTTATCAATTACAGTTCTTTCATCATAGCCTTCATAAAGTGTTACTTCAATTGAATCGTACACATCTTTCTCTTTTTTGTAACCGGTGCTTTCTGAATCAACTCTATATACTTCTTCATATGGTATGTAAATAATAGTACCATCCCCCCATCCTCCGAAAAGTCCTCCTTCCTGTTCTTCAAGGATTCCTGCAACTCTGTACGATTTATTGTTGAGAAGGACCATCTGGTTAACTCTTATTTTTCTATCCTTGAATTCCTCGTTAGCCAGTGAATGAGTGATAACTATTGCATTTCTGTCTTCTGCTATCAGTGAGCGACCCTCTGCGATTTTTTCTGCATTGAGCTCACCCCATACACCAGGGTCAACTCCTTTGAGACGTACGTCCATCTGACTAAAACCGGTGTCCATCATGGCATAATTTTCAACTACAACATCAATATATTCTATTTCCGGTATTTTTTTAAGTGTATAGATATCTTTTTTTGTTAGTTTTCCTTCAAAATCAGAATCCGTGTCCTCTATATATTCATTTTCAACCTGAAGGTCCGAGTCCTGAATGCCTACTTCCTCTTCGTAAAAAAAACCATGAGATGTGTAAGCATATATAGAAATAGTATCAGTTTCCAGTTGTTCAAGTGTCTTAGTCACCTGGTCATGGAAATAGTCTCCCATGGTAACAACTGTCATAACAGAGGCAATCCCGATAACAACTCCTATTATGGTAAGCCAGCTTCGGAGTTTGTTGTGTTTTACCATGTTCAGTGATACTTTGAATATCTTAACAGGTTTCATTTGTAATCCCCGATTCAGAGACAGATCACTGTTTTTTCTTCCTGTATATCACAAAACCGACGATTAGTACAAGTATAAGTGCCGGGAACAGCCAGCTACCTGATTTTTCGCTTTGCCCTCTTTGAATTGATTGTTGTATAACAACAGGTTCGGATGCAAAAACAGACAGTTCCCTGTCCTGTGATTCTCTTTCACCGTCACTTGAAGTATAAGCTATCTGGAATTTCAGGGGGAGGAATTCATCATATGTGTCAGGAGTCAGCCCGAAGTCTGCTATTGTATAGTCACCTTTCTGAAGAGTACCAAGAACTACGGAATTCGATCCGCCGTTTACACTCCACCCTTCCTGGTTGGGAATAGAAACAGTTACGGAACTGGCCTTATTATTTCCGATATTTGAAACCGAAAATGAGTAATCACCGCTCATTGTCTGTTCAAGGAAAACAATATCAAAATCCGTTGTCCCGCCGATGTAGATACCTGCCTTGCTTTCAATGGTCTTGCGTTTCTGGTTCTCCACAGTTCCGGCTTCGGTTATGGTTTGCAGTTCCTCTACATCGTCATAGGTAAGCTTCATATCCAGTTTATAAAGTCCCGGAATTGTGTTGACATTTGTGAGTACCTCAAAATCAACTGTTGCATTGTCCTGGATGTCTATGAAATTGATGTATTTTACGTTGCTTGAACCAACCGGAAGTATGAGATCGCTTGTACTTTCCCAGGAGAACATGGCATTTTTAAGAGGAGAATTCCCTACATTTTTTATAACAAAGCTCAGGTTTGTTTTCTTTCCCGGTACCAGTTTTTCAAGACTGATGGATTCTATCTCAGCATTAGATTCACTGTCTACATAAATATCAAATTCCTGTGAAATACAAAGACTGTCCCTGTTGCCCAGTTCATAGACCATAACTTCAAGGGGATACTGACCTGCATTGATGTTGTTGTCAACAAGTATTTTGAATTTCACAGTCTTACTTCTTTCATCCACGTAACGCTTTCCTAAGGTGCCGATGTTATTTTTCAGGCTCTGTCCCGAAATCTCAGAAAAAGGATACTTAGGCACCAGTTCTACAATAACATTTTCTACTTCTTC is a genomic window containing:
- a CDS encoding COG1361 S-layer family protein; translation: MNFKIVRKIMLCLVVLTLCGQDTLALSTTDLGLTVDLLNQDPDPVKPGEVLEVSFSIQNTGAEEVENVIVELVPKYPFSEISGQSLKNNIGTLGKRYVDERSKTVKFKILVDNNINAGQYPLEVMVYELGNRDSLCISQEFDIYVDSESNAEIESISLEKLVPGKKTNLSFVIKNVGNSPLKNAMFSWESTSDLILPVGSSNVKYINFIDIQDNATVDFEVLTNVNTIPGLYKLDMKLTYDDVEELQTITEAGTVENQKRKTIESKAGIYIGGTTDFDIVFLEQTMSGDYSFSVSNIGNNKASSVTVSIPNQEGWSVNGGSNSVVLGTLQKGDYTIADFGLTPDTYDEFLPLKFQIAYTSSDGERESQDRELSVFASEPVVIQQSIQRGQSEKSGSWLFPALILVLIVGFVIYRKKKQ
- a CDS encoding TraB/GumN family protein; this encodes MKDDNLTDSRENTSDYSYTSTNGDMYSEDYPEGSSFSSSGPSEIQVVKEVIRDDSPEKPVSEGESENTDKPSEIILVGTAHVSEKSVMEVNAAIERENPDIVAVELCRSRYEAIKGNVKNADIPVKELLKEGKVYFYLVHMLLAHIQKKFADEMGVQPGAEMISAIEAAEANGAQVLLIDRDVQVTLQRFWSKMGFIEKLKMLGGLIGAVLGIGGTQDIDMDNITNQDMVSMLVEEFRDTSPNAVKVLIDERDAYMSNNLVKAAMGGNKKIVAVVGAGHRAGIQRYLENPKTIPRINYGVEAPKKKFGIMKLFGVLVVALALGTFALLILSGVPLETLALAFAWWFIINGVLSAIGTILARGHPYSVLTAFSVAWLTSLNPMMAAGWFAGLMEAKYRPPTTDNFKELVEIETTEDMMNNNLFRVVMVAALANLGSMIGTFLGVYVMVQITDINPQELIVNAFSAGLTALGLS
- a CDS encoding ABC transporter permease; this translates as MKPVKIFKVSLNMVKHNKLRSWLTIIGVVIGIASVMTVVTMGDYFHDQVTKTLEQLETDTISIYAYTSHGFFYEEEVGIQDSDLQVENEYIEDTDSDFEGKLTKKDIYTLKKIPEIEYIDVVVENYAMMDTGFSQMDVRLKGVDPGVWGELNAEKIAEGRSLIAEDRNAIVITHSLANEEFKDRKIRVNQMVLLNNKSYRVAGILEEQEGGLFGGWGDGTIIYIPYEEVYRVDSESTGYKKEKDVYDSIEVTLYEGYDERTVIDKMDQELQLARRVDEDSKDFDIYANLDGIENANKIITGLTAFLSLIAGISLLVGSVGIANSMFTSVLEKTKEIGIMKAIGARNKEIMMIFLFNAALIGLVGGIIGIAIGTVVVQLIVFGISMYMEIPFEFTLSLKATIVATFVSIIVGLIAGYMPAKNASKLNPVDALRYE